The following proteins are co-located in the Micromonospora viridifaciens genome:
- a CDS encoding dienelactone hydrolase family protein, whose protein sequence is MGEMVSFAGNGGTSEGYLAIPSDGAASPAVIVIQDWWGLVPHVRAVVDRFAEAGFVALAPDFRHGGPASKPSEPRQMLNSVQMDEAATDIAAAAEYLAGRREVAGKVGCAGFCAGASLALWSGTFSQRIVATAGFYPRLPWEGMRTEWADYAGKAALIHCSEADGTSSAEGVQSVRGAIEAAGGTCQTYDYPGTAHAFFNEDRPEHFDQRAAATAWARTLELFRARLG, encoded by the coding sequence ATGGGCGAGATGGTGAGCTTCGCCGGCAACGGAGGGACGAGCGAGGGGTATCTCGCGATACCCTCCGACGGTGCGGCCAGCCCGGCGGTCATCGTCATCCAGGACTGGTGGGGCCTGGTGCCCCACGTCCGGGCGGTGGTGGACCGCTTCGCGGAGGCCGGCTTCGTCGCCCTCGCGCCGGACTTCCGCCACGGCGGGCCGGCCAGCAAGCCCAGTGAGCCCCGGCAGATGCTGAACAGCGTGCAGATGGACGAGGCGGCGACGGACATCGCCGCCGCCGCGGAGTACCTGGCCGGCCGCCGGGAGGTGGCTGGCAAGGTCGGGTGCGCCGGGTTCTGCGCCGGGGCCAGCCTGGCCCTCTGGTCCGGGACGTTCTCCCAGCGGATCGTCGCCACGGCGGGCTTCTACCCCCGCCTGCCCTGGGAGGGCATGCGGACGGAGTGGGCCGACTACGCGGGCAAGGCCGCGCTCATCCACTGCTCGGAGGCGGACGGCACCTCCAGTGCCGAGGGGGTGCAGAGCGTACGCGGGGCCATCGAGGCCGCCGGAGGCACCTGCCAGACGTACGACTACCCGGGCACCGCGCACGCGTTCTTCAACGAGGACCGCCCGGAGCACTTCGACCAGCGGGCGGCCGCCACGGCCTGGGCCCGCACCCTGGAACTCTTCCGGGCCAGGCTTGGCTGA
- a CDS encoding LppU/SCO3897 family protein, translating into MPEQATLTPERPQIDDATAPAPPSRLGAVLGVVVLLLGIGAALLVGLLIRVGPGGDLGDLFGDGDRTAGAKVGDCVAELPWVAGVEAKPANDARAVRCGSADAAYAVVGRVQDPAAARNRSANACEPYFRPGDDGYVLYRVGDDGDGYLLCLVRGANGR; encoded by the coding sequence TTGCCAGAGCAGGCCACCCTCACGCCCGAACGGCCGCAGATCGACGACGCCACCGCGCCGGCCCCGCCGTCCCGCCTCGGCGCCGTGCTCGGGGTGGTCGTGCTTCTCCTCGGCATCGGGGCCGCCCTGCTGGTGGGGCTGCTGATCCGGGTCGGGCCGGGTGGCGACCTGGGCGATCTGTTCGGCGACGGCGACCGTACGGCCGGGGCGAAGGTCGGTGACTGCGTCGCGGAGCTGCCCTGGGTGGCCGGCGTGGAGGCGAAACCGGCCAACGACGCCCGGGCGGTCCGGTGCGGCTCCGCCGACGCCGCGTACGCGGTGGTCGGCCGGGTGCAGGACCCGGCGGCGGCGCGGAACCGCTCGGCGAACGCGTGCGAGCCGTACTTCCGGCCGGGTGACGACGGATACGTCCTCTACCGCGTCGGCGACGACGGCGACGGCTACCTGCTCTGTCTTGTCCGTGGAGCGAACGGGAGGTGA